In one Oncorhynchus masou masou isolate Uvic2021 chromosome 23, UVic_Omas_1.1, whole genome shotgun sequence genomic region, the following are encoded:
- the LOC135510712 gene encoding uncharacterized protein LOC135510712, which produces MPTTQGTRGAGSPRVQRYRPASEFDNATLAQKREYWRTKKREQRAKLSEVKKERSKATNRGSKSLDSNAVHKTITSMGLNSGASCSIAGSAPPLLNSDGSYQTYVGGAPVVLLKGKGSAVSYNQNHSVEEGGQNYSSANQKESWFQRIKLNKVLPQFPTSSAGPGKGAMVCKMAVKSYPTGGTVIGTVTSAKPNGVLLNSGSFVPPVRVAVRASGSAPRQPQSGMTILNGSSPVVSSEQQLTTQSVSRPDAMTKTQVTVSVQPRSLTTNITTGMAIVTTQSAPMLVHKAGVRPRGMKVTPLGGKKSAVVAAQEVRSINDTSATLETEEERAAKRRENWRIKKREQRAKQAARLSKASKRITNMEVSLQKVELLPNVDVERPLSALSGQGQRQCVSRVSAPFISAGRLLKNARAVASFAVKRESDDSILAKLTTVNANEQTVQLRAENLQEAKVTMQTGITSNIIGYKPAGEPSRRLPAPVQFANVNRVMVRCRTPRQRFIETQRNFLGQRKMRKSPYHAKALTTYSAPRDDSKETPEQRAAQMREYWRVKKREQRAKLSGEVRAKMKERDALMQRVKRYQSILEDMRKDRAAGCNTLPQPTENRPTHTSASEIIGGFIMEDGTVTNNIPQIDLTTEAKETGDEIGNSSGMPVNNLFTNTHRQHQLLPKPTGDAFSNVVLSHQTHDNPPPPLIRSAQFQVSCPPVGLSIMNPPRLVSIRPRTEFRSTPKNLLNIHTVFQPQSHITLTHPQNIQNTFPGAPTAMPKLASCVMQMAVKASTASAVLNLDPKLTEEESMAKKREYWRVKKREQRAARAIRLRQGVQARGNAASQKRRNQRLARLANPHVNTSVSHSQTIKPLSNTSLPMPPPGNQIKKERESISTHAPCPPLEQPLCVDIKLSQSPPHPEPPDPALSADSQATTLLAVASMKKLLEESLSTVADCKTEQPDCITEQLPCKSEPQACSSEENAIQIEVKPNLPLLTLGDEKASISGDLLLEVKGWQVDADAPPPCHVTIRPLTPHPKDSPLSSPCANTLSFSASPLNRSEPPSHTPTQSCSHKAASGEPPLPVPRRAQRLRVKKAGHHHCCSPEPPKLHHQPPQQQPPCQLQNQHQRQQHQKHPQQQQQRQQHHHAPAVTDQNVTLQKKREYWRMMKRQQRARKARQGGGGLRQGDYSRRLALKAAQAPNLHIVKTPTQRPVQRGGSFSLQAAPLLKPQPSPLLQPISPPDSGPQASLSMVTNIPTLLVVSPTTSNMGQPSDTLQLRPPVNCTSISNSSIGHTGSPQTSHSFSTAFLPVGGGVTVPPLGEGKKGGLLLVESQQEAAPGSSPDSPRVRKWRLQVQEISDADASPIATLTPPPNPLTCIKLLPIHPPSQTSTFTPTQTSFKCQGAQIPQSGNLQNVGLPTMQGLTRSPIYISSMGPPKPVPGESEEETLRKKREYWRVKKKEQRARKAMRDRELTEKRASVNWRPILPSSQPQHLLQGLDTQEQNPDQCVNTSEGSELHLSTSTETDMGYFPDQSHTEPTEEESELLFPDGDHNDNYNGPISDAVWRNCYLMDYDPLNQLLVCMVCGELQYSHSLEGVRAHIEEAHPDTLSLVPPERRHILEAWDEQVSRRELFFTSQLQQHSGGMGGDSANLPAEVEVMVDTEDSSYLKNSKSSKTTNRL; this is translated from the exons ATGCCAACCACTCAGGGAACCCGAGGGGCTGGCAGCCCACGGGTTCAGCGCTACCGTCCGGCCTCGGAGTTTGACAACGCCACCCTCGCCCAGAAGAGAGAGTACTGGAGGACTAAGAAACGAGAGCAGAGGGCTAAGTTGTCAGAGGTCAAGAAGGAGAGGTCAAAAGCAACAAACAGAGGAAGTAAATCCTTGGACAGTAATGCAGTCCATAAAACCATAACCTCAATGGGGTTGAATTCTGGTGCCTCTTGTTCAATAGCAGGGTCTGCCCCCCCTTTGTTGAATAGTGATGGTTCCTACCAAACTTATGTCGGTGGTGCACCTGTAGTCTTATTGAAGGGAAAGGGCTCTGCTGTCTCCTATAATCAGAACCATAGTGTTGAGGAAGGGGGCCAAAACTATTCCTCAGCAAACCAAAAGGAGAGTTGGTTCCAGAGGATAAAACTCAACAAAGTTTTGCCTCAGTTCCCAACGTCCAGTGCAGGCCCAGGAAAAGGTGCAATGGTCTGCAAGATGGCAGTGAAAAGTTATCCAACAGGGGGCACTGTGATTGGAACAGTTACCTCAGCCAAACCCAATGGAGTGCTTCTCAACAGTGGCTCCTTTGTGCCTCCGGTAAGAGTGGCGGTGAGAGCCTCAGGCTCTGCACCTCGCCAACCACAGAGCGGAATGACTATTCTCAATGGCAGCTCTCCTGTAGTGTCATCTGAGCAGCAACTGACCACCCAGAGTGTATCAAGGCCCGATGCAATGACAAAGACGCAAGTTACAGTGTCTGTTCAGCCGAGATCGCTAACCACTAACATTACCACAGGGATGGCAATCGTGACCACTCAATCTGCCCCTATGCTCGTTCACAAAGCAGGGGTTAGGCCTAGAGGGATGAAAGTAACACCGCTAGGCGGGAAAAAGAGTGCAGTGGTCGCGGCCCAAGAAGTTAGAAGCATCAACGACACATCAGCTACACTGGAGACTGAGGAGGAGCGAGCCGCCAAGCGCAGAGAGAATTGGCGCATCAAGAAAAGAGAACAGCGAGCGAAGCAAGCGGCTAGGTTAAGCAAGGCCAGCAAAAGAATCACTAACATGGAGGTATCGTTGCAGAAAGTAGAACTGTTACCAAACGTGGACGTTGAACGTCCCCTGTCCGCTTTGAGTGGACAGGGccagaggcagtgtgttagtagggtcAGTGCCCCGTTCATCTCAGCCGGACGGCTGCTGAAGAACGCCAGAGCAGTGGCTAGCTTTGCTGTCAAAAGGGAGTCTGACGATTCAATCCTGGCTAAGCTAACCACAGTCAACGCTAATGAACAGACCGTTCAGCTAAGAGCAGAGAATCTGCAGGAGGCTAAAGTAACAATGCAGACTGGTATCACATCTAATATCATTGGTTATAAACCAGCAGGGGAACCAAGCAGAAGGCTCCCTGCTCCAGTGCAGTTTGCCAACGTTAACCGAGTTATGGTCCGTTGTAGGACTCCGAGACAGAGGTTCATTGAAACCCAAAGGAATTTCCTGGGTCAGAGAAAGATGAGGAAGTCCCCCTATCATGCCAAAGCCTTAACAACCTACAGCGCACCACGAGATGACTCAAAGGAGACCCCCGAGCAGAGGGCGGCCCAGATGCGGGAATACTGGCGCGTCAAGAAGCGGGAGCAGCGAGCCAAGCTTTCTGGCGAAGTCCGAGCtaagatgaaggagagagatgctCTGATGCAAAGAGTCAAGCGTTACCAGAGCATCCTGGAGGATATGAGGAAGGACAGAGCAGCGGGATGCAACACGTTGCCACAACCAACAGAAAATAGGCCTACTCACACCAGCGCCTCAGAGATCATTGGAGGTTTCATCATGGAGGATGGCACAGTGACCAATAACATTCCTCAAATTGATCTCACTACAGAAGCAAAAGAGACTGGGGATGAAATTGGTAACAGTAGTGGGATGCCTGTTAATAATTTATTTACCAACACACACCGCCAACACCAACTGCTTCCCAAACCTACTGGGGATGCCTTTAGTAATGTGGTGTTAAGTCATCAAACACATGACAACCCACCACCTCCTCTAATCCGTTCTGCTCAGTTTCAAGTCTCTTGTCCTCCTGTCGGCCTGTCGATCATGAATCCTCCCAGGTTGGTTTCAATCAGACCGAGGACTGAATTTCGCAGCACACCGAAAAACCTCTTGAATATACACACAGTCTTCCAGCCCCAGAGTCATATCACCCTCACACACCCTCAAAACATCCAAAACACCTTTCCTGGTGCGCCTACAGCAATGCCAAAGCTGGCTAGCTGTGTCATGCAGATGGCTGTCAAAGCTTCTACAGCATCAGCAGTGCTTAACTTGGACCCAAAGTTAACAGAGGAGGAAAGTATGGCTAAGAAGAGGGAGTACTGGAGGGTAAAGAAACGAGAGCAGAGGGCAGCCCGCGCCATCCGCCTAAGGCAAGGAGTTCAAGCTCGGGGAAATGCTGCCTCACAGAAGAGGCGGAATCAAAGGTTAGCACGATTAGCCAATCCCCATGTCAACACCTCTGTCAGCCACTCACAGACTATCAAGCCTCTCTCCAACACCAGTCTGCCCATGCCTCCACCGGGAAACCaaataaaaaaagaaagagaATCGATCTCAACACATGCTCCATGTCCTCCACTGGAACAACCCCTCTGTGTTGATATCAAACTGTCCCAGTCTCCACCACATCCAGAGCCACCAGACCCAGCCTTGAGTGCTGACAGCCAGGCCACCACTCTCCTGGCAGTGGCCTCTATGAAGAAGCTTCTGGAGGAATCTCTCAGCACTGTGGCTGACTGTAAAACGGAACAGCCTGACTGTATTACAGAACAGCTGCCTTGTAAAAGTGAACCCCAGGCTTGTTCCTCCGAGGAGAATGCCATCCAGATTGAGGTCAAGCCAAATCTACCTCTGCTCACCCTGGGAGACGAGAAAGCCTCCATATCTGGTGACCTATTGTTGGAGGTCAAAGGGTGGCAGGTGGATGCTGACGCCCCGCCACCATGTCATGTGACCATTCGTCCACTGACTCCTCATCCTAAGGACTCTCCCCTATCCAGTCCTTGTGCTAACACCCTCTCTTTCTCAGCTTCCCCTCTCAATCGGTCCGAACccccctctcacacacccacacaatctTGCTCCCACAAGGCAGCTTCCGGAGAACCACCCCTCCCTGTCCCTCGTAGAGCCCAGAGGttgcgtgtcaaaaaagcagGCCACCACCACTGCTGCTCCCCAGAACCTCCGAAGCTACATCACCagccaccacaacaacaaccaccttGCCAACTTCAAAATCAACACCAGCGTCAACAACATCAAAAACACCcccaacaacagcagcagcgtCAGCAACATCACCACGCCCCGGCGGTGACAGACCAGAATGTGACTCTGCAGAAGAAGAGGGAGTACTGGAGGATGATGAAGAGGCAGCAGAGAGCCAGGAAGGCTCGGCAGGGAGGAGGGGGGCTGAGGCAGGGGGACTACAGCAGACGACTAGCCCTCAAAGCAGCACAG GCTCCGAATCTCCATATTGTCAAGACTCCGACACAGAGGCCAGTGCAGAGAGGCGGGAGCTTCAGTCTACAAGCCGCACCATTGCTCAAACCCCAGCCCTCCCCCCTTCTCCAGCCTATATCTCCCCCTGACTCTGGACCTCAGGCAAGCCTCAGCATGGTCACCAACATCCCTACACTTCTGGTTGTGAGCCCCACCACCTCCAACATGGGACAGCCATCTGATACACTACAGCTCAGACCTCCGGTCAACTGTACCAGTATTTCCAATTCATCCATTGGCCACACAGGGTCCCCCCAGACATCTCACAGCTTCAGTACCGCATTTCTCCCTGTAGGTGGCGGTGTCACTGTCCCTCCATTGGGTGAGGGGAAGAAAGGCGGGCTGCTATTGGTGGAGAGCCAACAGGAAGCGGCCCCGGGGTCCAGCCCTGACTCGCCACGTGTTAGAAAATGGCGATTGCAAGTGCAGGAAATCTCAGACGCAGACGCCTCACCCATCGCTACTCTCACACCTCCGCCCAACCCTCTGACTTGCATCAAGCTCTTACCAATTCATCCTCCCAGTCAAACGTCCACATTCACACCAACACAGACTTCTTTCAAATGTCAAGGTGCTCAGATTCCTCAAAGTGGGAATTTACAAAATGTAGGATTGCCTACAATGCAGGGGCTCACCAGAAGCCCCATCTACATAAGCTCCATGGGTCCGCCCAAGCCAGTGCCGGGGGAGTCTGAAGAGGAGACtctgaggaagaagagggagtacTGGAGAGTGAAGAAGAAGGAACAGAGAGCTAGGAAGGCCATGAGGGACAGGGAGCTGACTGAGAAGAGGGCTTCGGTCAACTGGAGGCCCATCCTCCCCAGCAGTCAGCCTCAACACCTGCTGCAGGGGCTGGATACACAG GAACAGAATCCTGACCAGTGTGTCAACACCTCGGAGGGCTCTGAACTACATCTAAG TACTtccacagagacagacatgggCTACTTTCCTGACCAAAGCCATACGGAACCTACAGAAG AGGAATCAGAGCTCCTTTTCCCAGACGGTGATCACAACGACAACTACAACGGCCCCATCTCAGATGCTGTATGGCGGAACTGCTACCTCATGGACTACGACCCCCTGAATCAGCTGCTGGTGTGCATGGTGTGCGGGGAGCTCCAGTACTCCCACAGCCTGGAGGGGGTTAGGGCCCACATCGAGGAGGCCCACCCGGACACCCTGAGCCTGGTGCCCCCGGAGCGCCGGCACATCCTGGAGGCCtgggacgagcaggtgtccaggaGAGAACTTTTCTTCACCAGCCAGCTGCAGCAGCACAGCGGTGGGATGGGAG GGGACAGTGCCAACCTCCCAGCAGAAGTAGAAGTAATGGTTGATACAGAGGACTCGTCATACCTGAAGAACAGCAAGAGCTCCAAAACCACCAACAGACTCTGA
- the ecsit gene encoding evolutionarily conserved signaling intermediate in Toll pathway, mitochondrial produces the protein MNCARCLLRLQSVGLLAPSVRAAVQHAALLQPATALSQITAHNTCGQAPRRFHGSPGCYKSQPVPTDPGEEHEDTIKKDKSLITHDDLFERVAREAKTKATFNRVVDVFSKRDIRRRGHVEFIYAALKKMPEFGVERDLAVYNKLLDVFPKEVFVPRNFIQRMFNHYPRQQECGVQLLEQMENYGIMPNVESKVLIVQIFGDKSHPMRKYQRLMYWFPKFKHANPFPIPLQLPEDPVDLARLSLNRIANDLDAKVTVYQMPCTDISESGEEITFPHVVGIQSPDQMELLAKHNPNRPVFVEGPFPLWLRKICVYYYILRADPLPPEEKVEESYDPERCFDYPLQLDLDLDRDMGDDDSFDVEDVDEGPVFAMCMTSQGDQATLNQWISGLQETNPTLGRVPTLFRLEAGPRELQGVADPGPGYREECKEEAETDIVMEEEHQRSQGVKQ, from the exons ATGAACTGTGCCCGCTGTCTACTACGGCTCCAGAGTGTAGGGTTGCTGGCCCCCTCTGTCAGAGCAGCTGTCCAGCATGCTGCCCTGCTTCAGCCAGCCACTGCACTGTCCCAAATAACAGCACACAACACATGTGGTCAG GCACCCAGGCGTTTCCATGGCAGCCCTGGATGTTATAAGAGCCAGCCTGTACCCACAGACCCTGGTGAAGAGCATGAGGATACAATAAAGAAGGACAAGTCACTGATCACTCACGATGACCTGTTTGAGAGGGTGGCCAGGGAGGCCAAGACTAAGGCTACCTTCAACAGAGTGGTGGATGTCTTCAGTAAGAGGGACATACGGCGTCGGGGTCACGTAGAGTTCATATACGCTGCCTTGAAGAAGATGCCAGAGTTTGGTGTGGAACGGGACCTTGCAGTCTACAACAAGCTGTTGGATGTCTTTCCCAAGGAGGTGTTTGTCCCCAGGAATTTTATCCAGCGCATGTTCAACCACTACCCCCGACAGCAGGAGTGTGGGGTGCAACTGCTGGAACAGATGGAGAACTATG GTATCATGCCAAATGTCGAAAGTAAGGTCCTGATCGTCCAGATCTTCGGGGACAAGAGCCACCCGATGAGGAAGTACCAGCGCTTAATGTACTGGTTCCCCAAGTTCAAGCACGCCaaccccttccccatccccctgCAGCTCCCCGAGGATCCTGTAGATCTGGCCCGGCTCAGTCTCAACCGCATCGCCAACGACCTGGACGCTAAGGTCACAGTCTACCAGATGCCCTGTACCGACATCTctgagtcaggagaggagatcaCCTTCCCACACGTCGTAG GGATCCAGAGCCCAGACCAGATGGAGCTGCTGGCTAAACATAACCCCAACAGGCCTGTGTTTGTGGAGGGCCCCTTCCCCCTGTGGCTGAGGAAGATCTGTGTCTACTACTACATACTCAGGGCTGACCCACTGCCCCCCGAGGAGAAG GTGGAGGAGTCTTACGACCCTGAGAGGTGTTTTGACTACCCTCTTCAGCTGGACCTGGACTTGGACCGGGACATGGGGGACGACGACAGCTTCGACGTGGAAGACG TGGACGAAGGGCCGGTGTTCGCCATGTGTATGACGAGCCAGGGGGATCAGGCCACCCTGAACCAATGGATCTCAGGCCTGCAGGAGACCAACCCCACCCTGGGCCGCGTCCCTACCCTGTTCCGCCTGGAGGCCGGCCCCAGGGAGCTCCAGGGAGTGGCAGACCCAGGACCCGGGTACAGGGAGGAGTGCAAAGAGGAGGCAGAGACGGATATTGTCATGGAGGAGGAGCATCAGCGTAGCCAGGGAGTGAAGCAGTGA